The following are from one region of the Entelurus aequoreus isolate RoL-2023_Sb linkage group LG17, RoL_Eaeq_v1.1, whole genome shotgun sequence genome:
- the LOC133632295 gene encoding uncharacterized protein LOC133632295 isoform X2 yields MSTSTRRGLEPEYTDEELQEIEERTRRDGVGQQAEGTEPAAARLRNTGNWWCSCGCCVPLPTEEECLCCREWDLLQPAVFGDYPVDGTQRCVTSSEDFPSLINRAVLETFFHVPKINWKRRPRPQGENGQLSIDQCRLVAYRVVLEWALRGERLGRGNRRVLPRCIVMAIRSKYPSPTGTYTGFNEAEDIFNIL; encoded by the exons atgtctacatcaacgcGCAGAGGATTGGAG CCGGAGTACACAGATGAAGAGCTTCAAGAAATTGAAGAACGGACGAGGAGAGACGGAGTTGGGCAACAGGCAGAGGGCACGGAACCAGCTGCTGCAAGGCTGCGAAACACTGGAAACTGGTGGTGTTCCTGTGGGTGCTGTGTACCTTTGCCTACAGAGGAGGAATGCCTCTGTTGCAGGGAATGGGACCTTTTGCAGCCAGCTGTGTTTGGGGATTACCCAGTGGACGGTACACAACGCTGTGTAACGTCATCAGAGGATTTCCCCTCCTTGATCAACAGGGCAGTGCTAGAGACCTTCTTCCATgttcccaaaatcaactggaagagGCGGCCAAGACCACAGGGAGAAAACGGCCAGCTGTCTATTGA CCAATGCAGACTAGTGGCTTACCGTGTGGTGCTGGAGTGGGCGCTCAGAGGAGAGCGTCTAGGTCGTGGCAATAGGAGAGTGTTGCCTAGATGTATAGTTATGGCTATAAGAAGCAAGTACCCCTCTCCCACCGGCACTTACACTGGCTTCAACGAGGCAGAGGACATCttcaatatactgtaa
- the LOC133632295 gene encoding uncharacterized protein LOC133632295 isoform X1, with product MTEVIFCWITEDCYFSFIEKFVCLSVMAEFLPDVDDVDEIAFDFDGRPYLFEPEYTDEELQEIEERTRRDGVGQQAEGTEPAAARLRNTGNWWCSCGCCVPLPTEEECLCCREWDLLQPAVFGDYPVDGTQRCVTSSEDFPSLINRAVLETFFHVPKINWKRRPRPQGENGQLSIDQCRLVAYRVVLEWALRGERLGRGNRRVLPRCIVMAIRSKYPSPTGTYTGFNEAEDIFNIL from the exons atgactgaagtgattttctgttggattaccgaagactgttattttagttttatagaaaagtttgtttgtttgtctgtcatggctgaatttttgcctgatgtggacgacGTGGATGAAATTGCATTTGATTTTGATGGCCGGCCGTATCTATTTGAGCCGGAGTACACAGATGAAGAGCTTCAAGAAATTGAAGAACGGACGAGGAGAGACGGAGTTGGGCAACAGGCAGAGGGCACGGAACCAGCTGCTGCAAGGCTGCGAAACACTGGAAACTGGTGGTGTTCCTGTGGGTGCTGTGTACCTTTGCCTACAGAGGAGGAATGCCTCTGTTGCAGGGAATGGGACCTTTTGCAGCCAGCTGTGTTTGGGGATTACCCAGTGGACGGTACACAACGCTGTGTAACGTCATCAGAGGATTTCCCCTCCTTGATCAACAGGGCAGTGCTAGAGACCTTCTTCCATgttcccaaaatcaactggaagagGCGGCCAAGACCACAGGGAGAAAACGGCCAGCTGTCTATTGA CCAATGCAGACTAGTGGCTTACCGTGTGGTGCTGGAGTGGGCGCTCAGAGGAGAGCGTCTAGGTCGTGGCAATAGGAGAGTGTTGCCTAGATGTATAGTTATGGCTATAAGAAGCAAGTACCCCTCTCCCACCGGCACTTACACTGGCTTCAACGAGGCAGAGGACATCttcaatatactgtaa